TTCACTTATATTTAAGTCAAAAATAGAAGGTATATAATCTGTAGGAAATAGTTGTCTTATCATTATGCACCTCTACTTAGTATGTTTTAGCTTTCTTTGGAAGAATCATCGGTTATTTCTTCTTGATTTTCATTAACTTCAGTTTCTTCATTGGCTTCAGGTTCTTTTAAAGGTACATTGGGTTCCATAAAAAGATATTGGATACTTTTAATCTTAGCCCCTTGTTCTACATCATCCTCTACAACTGCAAGATATCTATAAATTATATCGGAATCCGTATAATCAGACAATCGTACCTTTGTAGGAATCTCAACAATATATTTTCTGATTTTTTTAGATGTATCAATATGAACATTGATTTTTATGTCTTCTTTATTCACACTTACAGTGGTAATATCATCTTTGGCCGGTATAATGGTTTTAGGAAATTGATCTTTATACTTTTCCTTTTTCAACATGACATAATCTTTTATATCCAATTCTGATAACATCTGCTCAAATATCTCAAAACTTGTATCATACGCATATTGATAGTATTGATACGAATCTTTATCCTGATTCATAAATTGATTAAAAAAGAATTTAATCAATCCTTCATCTGAAATCTCAGGTTTTTCTAGATAAGGTACTCTTTGAAGAAAATCATTATTCATGATCTTTCTTCTATTTTTTTCAAAAATGGATATTTCTCCGTTTTCTTTTAGACTGTTTAAAGAAATTTTCAAGTCTTTATTCTCTAATTCTAAAATGTATGCACATTTAACTTTTATTTCATCCTTGTCAGAATCTTTAATTTCAGCATCTGCATTGATTTTGTAATAATAGTTTTTTTCATCACTAAAACTATAGAACTGGTCAAACTGATCCTTAGAGATTACTTCCGCTTTTACAAAAACATCTGTTAGAAGAGTATACTTTGGTTCTTCATCTTCAACGACTTCATAATGTACATCTTCAACATCCAGATAGTTAATTATGACATTTCCATTGATTTCTACGAAACGAGGGAAATGAATATTGGTCGTCAAAAACTGCTTGTTGAATTTTTCTTCTAACTCTGAAGTCATATACCCCCTTAAAAGTGTATGGGCATGGGATTTAAATTCAGCATATTCATTCCAATAGCCCTCATTTAATTCTATAGGGTAGGCATTGAGTGCAAGTATTTCTTTCTCAGAGGCAGCAAAGAATTGCCTAAAAAATCTTATCAACTCATCTTTCAACACATCAAATTCTTCTTCGTTATTATTGAAATTATTTTGCTCTTTACTTTCTTCCAGGGTGCTTTCAGTGTCAATTAAATTGGATACTTCACTGGAGGAAGTGCCCAAAACACTACACCCTGTTAGAATTACTATCATAAGCATCATACTGATCCATAGCTTTAATTGCTTTTGTATCAATGCCATCACTCCATTCATTAATCAATCTGTCTTAAGGTTCTCATTTCAAATCGAATGCCTTTATATGCTTCTGTATTCTTAATATCAAGTACCGAATTAGAATTAAAATCTACCTTTTGAATATTCTCTATAGCAATACTGGGAGTTTCCAAGATTGGTCCAACCTCATTAGCTTTGTTGCCAGTATTATCTACATAATTTGTAAGACCAAGATAATCTAAAATTGCTCTTTTAATCGCACGGTTTTTGCATTTTACTTTAAAGAGAATATTTTCATCGTAAGTAATGGTTAAAGAACCCGTGTGTTTAAATAAAACCCCAGCATATTCTCCAGACACTATTTGCGCTGTGGTTATATTGGTATTTCCATTATTTTTTCCTTGAGCAATAATAATGCCTTCGAATTCTTGTACGGAATAAGGTGAACTATCAAATTTAACTCTGCCATTTGAAACAATAAGGCCGTGAAATTCTCTTTGACTTGAATCAGAAGCACTTAAGGAAATAGTTCCTTCTCCTTTGTCTATGATAATGGTTTCTACAGGGTTATCGCCATCATAAAAGGAGCTTATATTAATATCAATATTATTCTCTGATGAACCACTATCAAATATATATACAGGAGTATCCTTAGTCCAAATGTTATCTTCTAACTCTACGTTTGAATTTATAATATCTCCTACAAAACTCATTTCTGTAGGCTTTTCTGTAGAAGTACTAATTTGTGAGTACATAGAAGTATTAATTTGCTTGTAAAATATATCTCTTATAAGAAACATGTAACCCTGTATACCACGATAATAGTACATATTATTATAGTCAGTTCCGTCGTCTGAAAAATATTTTCTATTAAAAGGATTCCCTTCACTTTTTAAATAACTAAAGGCATCGGAAATAATGTCAACAATTTTAGGAGAATTATTTCCTTTATCAATTGGCTCGTTCCATTTTTTAGTAGATCCGTCTTTTGCTATAGGGCTTATGATTAAAAGATCGCCCGTATTAATTCCGCCTTCATTAAATAAATCTTTAAGTTGTTCTTCTGATACGAATAAATTATGTGATATGGTAATATTGCCATTCTCATTCTGAATTAAACCAGAAGAATTTATTTTGAAAAAGCTGCCATTTGCACTAATCATCCTAGGGGCATAAAAATAATGTCCATCTAAAGATAATTTAATTTTGTCTTTAAGAATATAATCTTTTTTCATCGTAATATAACTTTCGTCACCCAAAGCAACCCCTGAGATATAGTCATCCAAATAGCCCACATCTTCGTATGGTTCTCCAATACTTTCATATAGATGGCTAAAATTTTTTCCTCCATCAAAACTAATAAATGCATTTCCATGTACAAATGCATGCTGCCCAATTTCAATTCTTGATTTTTTACCGATAGCATAAATCCCACTGGACTTATTAGGATCCTTTCCTGAAGGATCTTTGTTCATAATACCGTATACACTTCCATCTATTTTAATAAGTGTTTCAAACTCTTCTCCTAAACCAGGTGTTCCTTCGACATAACGGTCAATCGCTATATCATTATCAACATAGACATCTCCATTGATTGTAATATACTGATTTTTAACTTTCTCCCCAATGGGTCTTGAATCAGCCTCTGAATAACCATGATAAGGATAATCATCTTCAATAGCAACGGAATTGGCAATTACATCTCCTTTAACTGTTATTTCAGTTCTGGCGCTAGAAGTGCCATATTTATTCATTGTATGTACGTTAGCTAAAGTAGTAGCATTCCCATTTATCGTTAGCTTACCTCCATGGGATACATAGATGCCTCCATATTCCTCCAACTCCGGATATGCTTCACCGTCATTTCTAGTGGGTATATACCCTTTTGCCCTTACATCTCCATCAATTTCAACTACAGCACCATCAGTTACAATTAAATCCCCAAAGGTAAGTATAGGACTTCTAAATGTATTGGGCATGAGGTTCTCGTCTTTCCATCGATACTCCTCTAATAAAAGTTCTTTATGGCCTATTAAATCAGAAATTATTATATCCCCTTCTAATGTTATGTCGGAGAGCGCGTCCGATTCATTTTTTAGAGTTGCTTTAGATGTTACCGTAAAGCCCGTCACTTTTCCCGAGGTCATCTTCGGCCTCAGCTGTACTTCCACAAGGGATTTATTTCTTTCATTCTTTAATTCATATTTAAATTCCATCAAAACAGTAGTTTCATCAATGGGAGAAGTGTCTCCTACTATTGTTTCTATTGCTTTTTCTTGTAAAAGCTTTTGGTATAGATTGTCTAATAAAAATTCTCCCTCATAGGCGGAAGAATTTTCTTCATCAAGAAAATATTTTAGCTTATCATAATCCGGGTTTTGCACTGTTTCACCAGGATCTTCAGGTTTTGGTGGTGCAACTTTATTTTTGGCTTGATTGGCTGCTTTTTCTGTTAGCTTTGGCATTTCTTCTATGAGTATTTTATTTAATTGATCCACCATCTTTTCTGCCCCGGATTGAGCAGCATAATAGAGATTAGAAGTTCGTTTATAGGCTTGGCTAATTTCCACATGAGAAAAAGCTACCGCCATAACTCCCCCGGCGATCAGCATCATGCACATTACAAGCAGCACAACAAGTATAAGCGCATTTCCATTTTCATTTATGTAAAATTCCTTAATTCTATTTTTCATCAAGGTTAAATCCCCCTTTAATAGGCGGCAGTACGATAATCGTGGGAATAGATGTCTACCATATCTTTTAATATTTTAGAATTATTTTTTCTATCCCTGACAACAATTCGAATAATGTAATTTTCTCGTGGAATCATTTCTGTCTTTCTTTCTATAAAAATATTCCCTTTTGAGTCATTCTGGATAGGAAATACTTCAATGATTTTGTCTAAAACTTCTACATCTTCTTTATTACTTCGATAAATAGTAAAAAGAACATCAGCTTTTGTATTGTTTTCAAGAGTAATATTAAACTTAAAGGTATCCGGATCAATTTTCGAAACATCGATTTCAGAAGCATCCAAATAGATCTCAACTCGATCTTCAGAACCTAATTCTGCAGGTGGAGAAGTTTCATAATCCACTACTATTTTATTACTTGGAGAATCAGTACTTTTATCCACCAAATCCACTTGGATTTTTTCATTTGGGTACTTCATTGAAATACTCCAATTTATTCCATCATGGCTAAAAGACTCTTTAGAAGTCATTGGGGTCTCAGTACTAGGATTAAAAAGATCAGGATTGGAAGAAATCTTTAATTCCGTAATAGCAACAGGATCTGAAGATGGTTTCGCAGGGGGATTTTCTCCTCCATTAATATGTACAAAGATATAGTCATAATTCTCAATCAAGCTGTACTCATCGCTTCCATCAGTTTTCTTAATATAAATATCATAGTTATATTCTTCACCGTTAAAAGTCTCATTAAATTTGCTATAGTCCCCATCTGTGGAGTCTAAAAATTTAGCGAGGGATTGAGGATCTGTTCCTTCTCCCAAAGAATCACCATTTACCAATCTTTCTTCAATCTCATTTTTTATCTGCTCCGATAAATTCTGCGCCATTATGGTGGCCTCATAAGTACGTCTGCCGGATATGGAATTTTTGGAGGCATTAAAAATCATAGAAAGAATCGGCGCAACAGAAATAGCAAAAATAGCCATCCCAATAAGCACTTCAATATATGAAAATCCAGATTCATTTTCGTCCCTTAAGAATTTACGGACTCTATCCATAAAGCTGACTCCTTAAAAATAATATCAATTATTTGGTTGTTCTTACCTGAATGTTTTCTTTAGTCTCTCCCGGTTTTACTTCAACTCCGCTGCTGGTATAGATATGTACTTTGTCTAGATAATTGCCTTTTAGAACCACATCAACAAGATACCCTGTATTATTCTTGATATAAATACCTGTGTTTAACTTTTGATTGTTTCGAATTGCCATAACCGTAGAATCTACAATAACTCTACATTTTTCTAAAGGTATTTCTTTTTGAAGGGATTGTATCGCTTGATCCTCGGCTTCAATAGAATATTCATAGCCTGTAGGGCTTAGGGTTAAATAAAAGTTTACAGGATCAATGGTTCTTGTTTGAATCGTTGTATAATCCCCCTTATTTCCTGGCCCAACAATATAAAAATTATCTCCCGAAGCATAGACATCTTTAATTGCAATGGTAAAATCGCTGATCTTTGGCGGCAATACATTACTCTCTTCCTTTAAAAAATCCGATATGTCTAACTTAGATAATTTTTCATCTATAACTTCCGAGAGTTTATTATCAACCTTATCTTCGATGTTTTCAATGGGTTTAAAAGGGTTCTTGTACTCATACTCATATTCCATAAAATTATAGTTACGGTTTTCGGTCTTGTCTAAAGGATTTAATAAAGTATAAGCAAATAATTCTATTGTAGCTTGAACTTCGTCTTCCCGCTGCTGAGCGCCTTCCTTCTTTTCTCTGGGGGAAATTTCAATCGTATTGATCACAAAAGGTTTTACGGAGGCCTTTATCTGCTCTATAAAAGTCCTTAAATCTTCATAGCTGCCGAAAAGCTCCAAATGAATAGATATCTCCCCATACTTTTCAACATCTTTATCGGAAGCATTTTCTGAGTTGGCATCATCCTTCTCTTCTCCCAAGATTTTTTCAACCGGTTCTTTTAATTCAATCTTTTCTAAGGTTAAATTGCTTAATTCAATAAAATCCTCTAGTAAAATGAGTTTTTTTGCTGTTTCATGATAGGGAATTATTTTCATTTTAGACGCATTGATACTTGTATCAAGACGAGCGACTTCTTCTTTTAAAGAATCGACCTTGCTTAACTCTATTTCTTTAAGCTCAATTCTATATTTTGCATCTTCGATATCTGCATTAAGCTGCTTGATCTGCTCTAATTGTGGCCCCAAAATATATTTATAATATAGAATTCCACTGCCAATGATCAGTATTGCCACTAGAATGATTAATTCTGATTTACTCGCTTTGAGTTTCATCTTCTATCGATTCTCCTTCCTCTTGCTTCATTTGCAGTGTTAATTCGTATTTAACAACTTTAAGGCCATCCAGATCTTTATAAAATGAGTTTTCATCCTTTATTTCTATTTCTTCTCTAGTCGTTTTCATATCTACTTTTTCTACAAAAGGTAAATTAGAAAGTTGAACCACATACTCAGATACATTTTCAGCTTCTCCAGCATTTCCATCGATTTTTATAGTTTTTTCGTTATTGTCTGCATTCAGATTTTGAATGTACATCTCTGGAGGAAGAAGTCCGATTAATAAATCGAGGGTCTTTCTGCTTACGATAGAATCCTTCTCCATCTCTTTTACCAATTCCTGTATTAACTTTAGGTCTTCATTCTTCTTAGCCAGCTGCTCATTAACCTCACTGATCACTTGATATTTTACATCAGAAATCTGTGTATTGAGCGCTGTTAGTTCCTGGGTTTTATCATTTATTATTTTATAAGGTAAACTAATTCCCAAAGCAATTAATCCCAAAAAGCTGCATCCTAAAGCCAAGAAAATAATATTAAGTTTTCTTCTTTGTTCCCTTAAGACATACTCTCTCGGCATCAAGTTAATATCTTTCAAATCGATCCCCCCATTCAAATACGGCTAATTAATCCAAGGGCATTTACTAAATAAAGGAAGTCATTATCAAATTCAGACATGCCTTTTACTTTTATGTCTTCAAAGACATCTGCTTGCATAGTAGGAATATTAATCATTTTTTCTACGTATTGAGTAATATTTTTTAAGTATGCCCCTCCCCCAACGAGGTAAACGGTTTTTATCTTCTTTGCATTGCTTCTGGAATAGTAAAACTCCAAAAAACGTTGGATTTCCTGGATGATATTATTTTCAACAGCAGGTTTTACAAGATAACTTATGTAGCCTCCGTATAAATCTTCATCAAGACTTTTGTCTTGATCATACAGGGCAGCATATTTTCTTTTGAACATTTCAACCTGACTAAGATCCTTTTCTCCAAATTCATCTCTGATTAATTCATTAAGGTGTTCAAATCCATATAGAATAGAACGGCTAAATAATATATTTCCTTCTGAGAGTATGGTAACCGTAGTGGTTTGTCCACCTATATCCAGTACCATAATCGATGAGTTTTCATCATGGAAACCATAGGATCTTGATGCAAAGATTTTTGAAATAGCATTGGAAGTAATATCAATAAATTTAGGTCTTAAATTTAGCCTTTTTATTAATTCCAGAGAGCTTTCAATAATATTATTGGGAGCTGCAACCAATAATACATTTAGTTTCTTTCCTTCTTCCGTTTCTACTTCATTTAATATTTTAAAATCTGTTTGATAATCAGACACATCTATCGGGAAATACTCGTCTTTTTGGTAATCTAAGATCGTTCGAAGTTCTTTTTCACTCATTGGAGGCATTAATACGTCCCTTGTTATGATAGAAGTTCCTTGAACTATAATGGCAGCGTTTTTTTCTGTAAAACGTTTTCTTTTAATGAGATTTTGTAAGCTATCAAAAACGGCATCCATATCCATAATAAATCCGTCACGTACTGCACCCTTTGGCGTCGGTTCGATGCCGTAATTGGTTAAAACTAGCTCATTGCGCTTTCGTATTCCTTGAACGACTTTAATATTGCTGTTCCCAATCTCAATGCCCAATAAAGCTTGTCCCATTTGATCACTTCCTTTATTTCATTTTTTTAATTTGTAACTAATTCTTTATATCTAATAGAAACTTCTCCTGTGATTTTATATGATGGCATATCCCCTTGAGGCATGGTTTCAATCGTAATCTTAAGATTTTTATCTATTAAACCGTCTTTATTGACATCCAGTTCAGAATCTAACTTTCCATCATTATCCTGATCAAAAGAGGATGGCTCAAAAGTAACAGATTGAATGTTGCTTACTAATTCAGTTCCGTTATATCTTATTTCATTTCCAACAAGACTAAATTCTACATCTCCACTCCCAGTTAAAATACCATCTGTTCCATTTATATCTAATCCCAAAATAATATTGGATGTAGGTGAAAGATAATCAATTTTTATTTTTTGGGCTCTTCTAATCTCATCAATCATAAAATCCAATGCAACTCTTGCATTTTCAACAGCTTCTATCTTTGTATAAGTTCTGTTAGAACTATTAGAAGCGTGATTCATAATACTCCATACACTGAGGGAAAGTATGCTAAAAAGTGCCATCCCAATCAAAATTTCTACCAAAGTAAATCCTCTATTATTATTCAAAATCCATTTTAGTTTTGACATCCGCTCACCTACTTTATTACGGTATCCCCAATGTATGTATGTGCTGCTAAGGGCCGTACAGTTACTTCTTTTTGGTATTTGTCAATTTTTAATGTAATCTTTATATCTTTAAGCATATTATAGGAAATGTCCTCACTACCGGATTTGACAATTATTCTCCCTCTATTATCAAATTGGATCTCATTAATGGGGTGTTCTGTGTCATCTGTTTTTATTGCAATTGGTGTAATTTGAACGATACCATCTGTTATTGGATCAATATCACTTAATTCAGTGCCATGAAGGATATATTTATTAGTATCGAATTCAATCTTATAAGTATTGTAAGCTTCATGGGTTTGCGCAAAAAAACGGACTTTTTTTATATCCATTGCAATTTGGGATGCCATACTCTTTAGTCTGTTTCTCTGGACTATTCCAGTTGAAGGCACAATAATAGCTCCAGTAATTCCGATAATGGTTAGAACAATAAGTACCTCAACAAGAGAAATTCCTTTATTGTTAAAGACATATTTCTTCATAGAATCCCCCACTGAAAATTATAGTAAAGACAAATACCAATTAATGATTTGTTCTCCCCAATATAGGGAGACAAAAGTTCCTAAGGCTAAAAAGGGACCAAAGGGAATGGCTGATTTTCTGTCCTTAATCTTTGTCATCAAAAGAACAGCCCCTATAATGCCGCCCACTAGAATTCCCAAAAAAAGACTTAATACAACACCTTTCAATCCTAAGAACAAGCCAATAACTCCCATAAGTTTCATATCTCCGGCACCCATACCTCCCCGGGATATGAGTATAATAACCAATATAATCAAGGCTCCAGCTAAAAAGCCTAATATTCCATCTTTAATAATTAAAAAAGAACGATTTATAATCCAATTCATCATTAAATAAATACTTCCAAGTATTATTCCAAAAATAATAAGTTTATTCGGTATGATTCCTGTTTTAAAATCAATCATAGCAATTACTAATAATAAGGATGAAAATAAAGCATAAAAAATAAAAGAATAACCTAAACCAAACTTAAGAAATAAAAATAAATATATAATACCATTTGTTAATTCAATAATAGGATACTGTATACTAATTT
The genomic region above belongs to Defluviitalea saccharophila and contains:
- a CDS encoding PilN domain-containing protein — translated: MKDINLMPREYVLREQRRKLNIIFLALGCSFLGLIALGISLPYKIINDKTQELTALNTQISDVKYQVISEVNEQLAKKNEDLKLIQELVKEMEKDSIVSRKTLDLLIGLLPPEMYIQNLNADNNEKTIKIDGNAGEAENVSEYVVQLSNLPFVEKVDMKTTREEIEIKDENSFYKDLDGLKVVKYELTLQMKQEEGESIEDETQSE
- the pilM gene encoding type IV pilus assembly protein PilM, which produces MGQALLGIEIGNSNIKVVQGIRKRNELVLTNYGIEPTPKGAVRDGFIMDMDAVFDSLQNLIKRKRFTEKNAAIIVQGTSIITRDVLMPPMSEKELRTILDYQKDEYFPIDVSDYQTDFKILNEVETEEGKKLNVLLVAAPNNIIESSLELIKRLNLRPKFIDITSNAISKIFASRSYGFHDENSSIMVLDIGGQTTTVTILSEGNILFSRSILYGFEHLNELIRDEFGEKDLSQVEMFKRKYAALYDQDKSLDEDLYGGYISYLVKPAVENNIIQEIQRFLEFYYSRSNAKKIKTVYLVGGGAYLKNITQYVEKMINIPTMQADVFEDIKVKGMSEFDNDFLYLVNALGLISRI
- a CDS encoding PulJ/GspJ family protein; this translates as MSKLKWILNNNRGFTLVEILIGMALFSILSLSVWSIMNHASNSSNRTYTKIEAVENARVALDFMIDEIRRAQKIKIDYLSPTSNIILGLDINGTDGILTGSGDVEFSLVGNEIRYNGTELVSNIQSVTFEPSSFDQDNDGKLDSELDVNKDGLIDKNLKITIETMPQGDMPSYKITGEVSIRYKELVTN
- a CDS encoding pilus assembly FimT family protein; the encoded protein is MKKYVFNNKGISLVEVLIVLTIIGITGAIIVPSTGIVQRNRLKSMASQIAMDIKKVRFFAQTHEAYNTYKIEFDTNKYILHGTELSDIDPITDGIVQITPIAIKTDDTEHPINEIQFDNRGRIIVKSGSEDISYNMLKDIKITLKIDKYQKEVTVRPLAAHTYIGDTVIK
- a CDS encoding prepilin peptidase, with product MTFLIIIFGTIIGSFLNVCVFRIPHKQSIAFPASHCFHCHHTLGVLDLIPLLSFIFLKGKCRYCGEKISIQYPIIELTNGIIYLFLFLKFGLGYSFIFYALFSSLLLVIAMIDFKTGIIPNKLIIFGIILGSIYLMMNWIINRSFLIIKDGILGFLAGALIILVIILISRGGMGAGDMKLMGVIGLFLGLKGVVLSLFLGILVGGIIGAVLLMTKIKDRKSAIPFGPFLALGTFVSLYWGEQIINWYLSLL